A stretch of the Poseidonibacter parvus genome encodes the following:
- the hisIE gene encoding bifunctional phosphoribosyl-AMP cyclohydrolase/phosphoribosyl-ATP diphosphatase HisIE, whose product MNQIDKIDWEKMDGLIPVVTQEASTNEVLMLAYMDKEALSLTLETNIAHYFSRSKQRIWKKGESSGHTQEVLDIMIDCDDDTILLKVKQNGVACHTGRKSCFFTSMKTNEEVLPVEVDTTAAYGVIDTLYHTILEKKNDDPKTSYTAKLLQGEENSMLKKIVEESGEFTFAIKDNDTEEIIYEAADITYHVLVALASKNVSPDRVKQELARRFGMSGIEEKNSRTAK is encoded by the coding sequence ATGAATCAAATAGATAAAATTGACTGGGAAAAAATGGATGGCTTAATTCCTGTTGTAACACAAGAAGCTAGTACAAATGAAGTTTTAATGCTTGCATATATGGATAAAGAAGCTTTAAGTCTTACACTCGAAACAAATATTGCTCATTACTTTAGTAGAAGTAAGCAAAGAATTTGGAAAAAAGGTGAAAGTTCTGGACATACTCAAGAAGTTCTAGATATTATGATTGATTGCGATGATGATACAATTTTACTAAAAGTTAAACAAAATGGTGTTGCTTGTCATACAGGAAGAAAATCATGTTTCTTTACTAGTATGAAAACAAATGAAGAAGTACTTCCTGTTGAAGTTGATACAACAGCAGCTTACGGAGTTATTGATACTTTATACCATACAATATTAGAGAAAAAAAATGATGATCCAAAAACATCTTATACGGCAAAACTTCTTCAAGGTGAAGAAAATTCTATGCTTAAGAAAATAGTTGAAGAATCAGGCGAATTTACTTTTGCAATAAAAGATAATGACACTGAAGAAATTATTTATGAAGCTGCTGATATTACTTACCATGTTTTAGTTGCACTTGCATCTAAAAATGTAAGCCCAGATAGAGTAAAACAAGAATTAGCTAGACGTTTTGGAATGTCTGGAATTGAAGAAAAAAATTCTAGAACTGCCAAATAG
- a CDS encoding prohibitin family protein, protein MPIDNDYFKKKQQQNGGGSSSNNNGGGGNYQPPFEPPEFFKNLGKKAGLIYVIIALIAALFIFKPFVIVESGQVGIKVTTGKYTEEPLRPGFHFYIPVFQKVILVDTKVRLMNYKSVEEISGFDSGIRINPAISILDARGLPVSIELTVQYRLTADGAPNTIANWGLSWEDKIINPVVRDVVRNVVGSYTAEELPTKRNEIAVKIQTGIEEDINSLNGQPVILQSVQLREIVLPTKIKEQIERVQIANQESERVKYEVLRTKQEAEKRAAKAIGDAEANRIEAQGRADAVTIEAKAQAAANEAIAKSLTPNLLHMQQIDVQGKFNEALKVNKDAKIFLTPGGSTPNIWVDTKNKSRDTAVSQ, encoded by the coding sequence ATGCCAATAGATAACGACTATTTTAAGAAAAAACAACAACAAAACGGTGGAGGAAGTTCATCTAATAATAATGGTGGAGGTGGTAATTATCAACCTCCTTTTGAGCCACCTGAATTTTTTAAAAATTTAGGTAAAAAAGCAGGATTAATTTATGTAATTATTGCACTTATAGCTGCTTTATTTATATTTAAACCTTTTGTAATTGTTGAATCAGGACAAGTGGGTATTAAAGTAACTACAGGTAAATATACAGAAGAGCCATTAAGACCTGGTTTCCATTTCTATATTCCAGTATTTCAAAAAGTTATCTTAGTTGATACAAAAGTAAGATTGATGAACTACAAATCAGTTGAAGAAATCAGTGGATTTGATTCTGGAATTAGAATTAACCCAGCAATTTCTATTCTTGATGCTAGAGGTTTACCTGTTTCAATTGAGTTAACTGTTCAATATAGATTAACAGCAGATGGTGCTCCAAATACAATTGCTAACTGGGGACTTTCTTGGGAAGATAAAATTATTAACCCTGTTGTAAGAGATGTTGTAAGAAATGTTGTAGGAAGTTACACAGCTGAAGAATTACCAACAAAAAGAAATGAAATTGCTGTAAAAATTCAAACTGGTATTGAAGAAGATATTAATTCTTTAAATGGTCAACCAGTAATTTTACAATCAGTTCAATTAAGAGAAATTGTTTTACCAACTAAGATTAAAGAGCAAATTGAAAGAGTTCAAATTGCAAATCAAGAATCTGAAAGAGTAAAATACGAAGTTTTAAGAACAAAACAAGAAGCTGAAAAAAGAGCTGCTAAAGCTATTGGTGATGCTGAAGCAAACAGAATTGAAGCACAAGGTAGAGCAGATGCAGTTACTATTGAAGCAAAAGCACAAGCAGCAGCTAATGAAGCAATTGCAAAATCTTTAACACCAAATCTTTTACATATGCAACAAATTGATGTACAAGGTAAATTTAATGAAGCGCTTAAAGTTAATAAGGATGCAAAAATCTTCTTAACACCTGGTGGTTCAACTCCAAATATTTGGGTTGATACTAAAAATAAATCAAGAGACACGGCAGTTAGCCAATAA
- a CDS encoding branched-chain amino acid transaminase — MTEAKYIWMDGEFVAWHDAKVHVLSHTLHYGNGAIEGTKAYKTHDGRCAIFKLEEHTKRLLRSAKMTLIDVPFTEDELNKAQIELLQKNELTEGAYIRPLVYLGYGVMGLYHKEAPVNVSISAWEWGAYLGEEGMKKGVRVKIASMTRNSNTSGMGKAKAVANYLNSQMAKGEAVECGYDEALLRDDQGYIAEASGACFFIVRDGVIITPPNDNSLESITQATVIDLAQDLGYEVVRRRLTREEVYIADEAFFTGTAVEVTPIRDIDARIIGKGERGPITEALQTAYFDVVAGKNPKYIKDLTYIN; from the coding sequence ATGACTGAAGCAAAATATATTTGGATGGACGGAGAATTTGTAGCTTGGCATGATGCTAAAGTTCATGTACTTTCTCATACACTTCATTATGGAAATGGTGCTATTGAAGGTACAAAAGCATATAAAACTCATGATGGTAGATGTGCTATTTTCAAATTAGAAGAACATACTAAAAGACTTTTAAGATCAGCAAAAATGACATTAATTGATGTTCCTTTTACTGAAGATGAATTAAATAAAGCTCAAATTGAATTATTACAAAAAAATGAATTAACTGAAGGTGCTTATATAAGACCATTAGTTTATTTAGGTTATGGAGTTATGGGACTTTACCATAAAGAAGCACCTGTAAATGTTTCTATTTCTGCATGGGAATGGGGAGCATATTTAGGTGAAGAAGGAATGAAAAAAGGTGTAAGAGTAAAAATTGCATCAATGACTAGAAATTCTAATACTTCTGGAATGGGTAAAGCAAAAGCAGTTGCAAATTACTTAAACTCTCAAATGGCTAAAGGTGAAGCAGTTGAATGTGGATATGATGAAGCATTATTAAGAGATGACCAAGGTTATATTGCTGAAGCTTCTGGAGCTTGTTTCTTTATTGTTAGAGATGGCGTAATTATTACTCCTCCAAATGATAACTCATTAGAGTCAATCACACAAGCTACGGTAATTGATTTAGCACAAGATTTAGGTTATGAAGTTGTAAGAAGAAGATTAACAAGAGAAGAAGTTTATATTGCAGATGAAGCATTCTTTACAGGAACTGCTGTTGAAGTAACTCCAATTAGAGATATTGATGCAAGAATTATTGGAAAAGGTGAAAGAGGTCCAATTACTGAAGCTTTACAAACAGCATATTTTGATGTAGTTGCAGGTAAGAATCCTAAATACATTAAAGATTTAACTTACATTAATTAA
- the ribA gene encoding GTP cyclohydrolase II, producing the protein MSLQISNIAKLPTQYGNFKIQSFKENELEHFIIFTEELPLIPFIRIHSECLTGDVFKSIKCDCGEQLDFAMKKIAKEGGMIIYLRQEGRGIGLFNKVNAYAFQDHGFNTIEANEKLGFEADLRKFDLVPKILKEFKIDKIKLMTNNPRKLSALEDIEIVERIPVLISSCEYNYEYLKVKKEELGHLL; encoded by the coding sequence ATGTCTCTTCAAATTTCAAATATAGCAAAACTTCCAACACAATATGGTAACTTTAAAATACAGTCATTCAAAGAAAATGAACTTGAACACTTTATTATTTTTACAGAAGAATTACCCTTAATTCCTTTTATACGAATTCATTCTGAGTGTTTAACAGGAGATGTTTTTAAAAGTATAAAATGTGATTGTGGAGAACAACTTGATTTTGCAATGAAAAAGATTGCAAAAGAGGGTGGTATGATAATTTATTTAAGACAAGAAGGTAGAGGAATTGGACTTTTCAATAAAGTTAATGCATATGCTTTTCAAGACCATGGCTTTAATACAATTGAAGCAAATGAGAAATTAGGTTTTGAAGCTGATTTAAGAAAATTTGACTTAGTTCCTAAGATATTAAAAGAGTTTAAAATAGATAAAATTAAACTGATGACAAATAATCCACGAAAATTAAGCGCTTTAGAAGATATTGAAATAGTTGAGAGAATTCCAGTTTTAATAAGTTCTTGTGAATATAACTATGAGTATTTAAAAGTAAAAAAAGAAGAGTTAGGTCATCTTTTATAA
- a CDS encoding metal ABC transporter solute-binding protein, Zn/Mn family has translation MRFLIPFILLVNFVYAQTNIVVSILPQQTFVEKIGADKINVVAMVTPGSNPHSYEPKPSQMVHISKADIYFPIGFGFEDTWLEKFANQNKNMKFVEMTKDIKRIMMKKHNHHHGDKHNEHDSHEHKKHKEHAHHDEHDEHDEHDEHKEEVKYKEDPHTWTSPQNVKIMAKNIYDTLVEIDASNKDYYLNNYNNFLEEINQTDKKIKEIFSKIPKDSKFMVFHPAWGYFAKDYNLVQFPIEVEGKEPKPKMLKRIIEEAKKENIKAIFTQSEFSDKSAKVIADELKIKVIKETPLATNWSKNLIHVANTIANNK, from the coding sequence ATGAGATTTTTAATCCCATTTATTTTATTAGTAAATTTTGTTTATGCACAAACAAATATAGTAGTTAGTATTTTACCTCAACAAACATTTGTAGAAAAAATTGGAGCAGATAAAATTAATGTCGTTGCAATGGTTACACCAGGAAGTAATCCTCACTCTTATGAACCAAAACCATCACAAATGGTACATATTTCAAAGGCTGATATATATTTCCCAATTGGTTTTGGATTTGAAGATACTTGGCTTGAAAAATTTGCGAATCAAAACAAAAATATGAAATTTGTTGAAATGACAAAAGATATAAAAAGAATAATGATGAAAAAGCACAATCATCATCATGGTGATAAACACAATGAGCATGATTCTCATGAACATAAAAAGCATAAGGAACATGCACATCACGATGAACACGATGAACACGATGAACATGATGAACATAAAGAAGAAGTAAAATATAAAGAAGATCCACACACTTGGACAAGTCCTCAAAATGTAAAAATTATGGCAAAAAATATTTATGATACTTTAGTTGAAATTGATGCTTCAAATAAAGATTATTATTTAAATAATTATAATAATTTTTTAGAAGAAATAAATCAAACAGATAAAAAAATAAAAGAGATTTTTTCTAAAATACCAAAAGACTCTAAATTTATGGTTTTCCATCCAGCATGGGGATATTTCGCAAAAGATTATAATCTAGTTCAATTTCCAATTGAAGTTGAAGGGAAAGAGCCTAAACCTAAAATGTTAAAAAGAATTATTGAAGAAGCAAAAAAAGAAAATATAAAAGCAATATTTACACAAAGTGAATTTTCTGATAAAAGTGCAAAAGTAATTGCAGATGAATTAAAAATAAAAGTTATCAAAGAAACACCACTTGCTACAAATTGGTCAAAAAACCTAATACATGTTGCAAATACAATAGCAAATAATAAGTAA
- a CDS encoding class I SAM-dependent methyltransferase: MSQQEFWNSKFSRDGFLYGTKPNAFISSKIKLLRDKSQVLCLGEGEGRNAIFFAKKGYEVTALDASDIGLSKLQQRATEENLNIHTLCLDLNEWDTSHKYDVIVASYLHMHKEDRISLFEKIEESLNDDGYFIGEFFSTKQINYSSGGPRDEDLLYTVDDFKKSFALCDKEIYEQVTILDEGKGHQGEACVIRVVIQK; the protein is encoded by the coding sequence ATGAGTCAACAAGAGTTTTGGAATAGTAAATTTTCAAGAGATGGTTTTTTATATGGTACAAAACCAAATGCATTTATCTCTTCTAAAATAAAACTTTTAAGAGATAAATCACAAGTACTATGCTTAGGTGAAGGTGAAGGAAGAAATGCAATATTTTTTGCAAAAAAAGGCTATGAAGTCACAGCTTTAGATGCTTCAGATATTGGATTATCAAAACTTCAACAAAGAGCAACAGAAGAAAATTTGAATATTCATACTTTGTGTTTAGATTTAAATGAATGGGATACAAGTCATAAATATGATGTAATCGTAGCTTCTTATTTACATATGCATAAAGAAGATAGAATATCATTATTTGAAAAAATTGAAGAATCTTTAAATGATGATGGTTACTTTATTGGTGAATTCTTTTCTACAAAACAAATAAACTATTCAAGTGGTGGCCCAAGGGATGAAGACTTACTATATACTGTTGATGATTTTAAAAAATCTTTTGCCTTATGTGATAAAGAAATATATGAACAAGTTACAATACTTGATGAAGGAAAAGGTCATCAAGGCGAAGCTTGTGTTATTAGAGTAGTAATACAAAAATAG
- the metH gene encoding methionine synthase, whose protein sequence is MLEKIQNIIKEKILIIDGAMGTQLQISDIKAEEWMYEGVDLEGCNELLNLTAPHILRNIHDNYASAGSNLITTNTFGSMPWVLDEYDIPQTSYELSKLGAQLAKEACVKYETPDNPKFVLGSVGPGTKLPSLGHIKYDEMYEGYKIMAQGLADGGTDVFLLETCQDPLQIKAALHALNDAAPQIPIMVSVTIEMTGTMLIGTDAQTIAAIMAPFNILSLGFNCGTGPKQVHKHVKSLSEVSKFPISVHANAGLPQNKGGVSYYPMGPEEFTKLQKEFLEINGVAFLGGCCGTTPEHIKVLSQTVKDIKPLKPCGFLKASLASLFSTVTLKQEPAPLLIGERSNATGSKAFRELLKANDYEGTLTVGQQQVRAGAHIIDVSVGFAGRDEREDMDKVVELYSQKISLPLMPDSTQIYALEAALKQIGGRPIINSVNLEDGEEKFDAVCKLAKKFGAALVCLTIDEVGMAKTKEDKIRIAERIYDLCVNRHGFDPHDLVFDMLTFTIGSGDDEYRTAGIETLEAIREFQILHPEVGTTLGLSNISFGLDIKARAYLNSIYLDYCVQAGLTSAIVNVKHILPLNKISEADKKACDDLIFNNQESGDPLFTFIEHFSNVDDLEEQSDEEYQNLEPIEKVKKLLLDGDKDRLLPLVEELRHDVKPEIIVNEWLIDGMKIIGELFGSGQMQLPFVLQSAETMKATVDALNPYLPKEEKASETVIVVGTVKGDVHDVGKNLVDIILSNNGFKVINIGIKADLNSFLIAAKEHKAQAIGMSGLLVKSTAVMKENLEELQKMGIDIPVLIGGAALTKGFVNDFCRPIYDGPIFYCRDAFDGVISMQRIEEGDLENTALAADLIEVADTSDKVEKEEVVIPPYEEISLPPKAPFVFPPLWDRIGKSGSAIDKELVFKWINHRVLFRQRWGYKRGKQDRDAFLKYEEETVEPLYRKLKDDLLDKDIFDPIAIYAYYPCISHDNKLYIFSKEHLFNSEEEAKNVPPLEEAIKVLEFPRQKRKPFRCIPDFFANDRLDVVAFTLASAGLKISDYERGLYDEGKFTEYYQVHGLGVELAEALAEVLHKQVRLDLDIVAKEGHTLNDVQMKQYTGCRYSPGYAACPDLAMNKDFFDLLNPEEYGIELSETFQMHPEQTTCAIVVPHKDANYYNI, encoded by the coding sequence ATGTTAGAAAAAATACAAAATATCATAAAAGAAAAAATACTAATAATAGATGGAGCAATGGGAACACAGCTTCAAATATCTGATATCAAAGCAGAAGAGTGGATGTATGAAGGCGTTGATTTAGAAGGTTGTAACGAACTTCTAAATTTAACCGCTCCTCATATCTTACGAAATATTCATGATAATTATGCAAGTGCTGGTTCTAATTTAATTACTACAAATACTTTTGGTTCAATGCCTTGGGTTTTAGATGAATACGATATTCCTCAGACTTCTTATGAATTATCGAAATTAGGAGCACAACTTGCAAAAGAAGCTTGTGTAAAATATGAAACACCTGATAATCCAAAATTTGTGTTAGGTTCTGTTGGACCTGGTACTAAACTTCCTTCACTTGGACATATAAAATATGATGAAATGTATGAGGGATATAAAATAATGGCTCAAGGGCTTGCTGATGGTGGAACGGACGTTTTCTTACTTGAAACTTGTCAAGATCCTTTACAAATAAAAGCAGCACTTCATGCACTAAATGATGCAGCTCCACAAATTCCAATTATGGTATCAGTAACAATTGAAATGACAGGAACAATGCTAATTGGAACAGATGCACAAACAATTGCAGCTATTATGGCTCCTTTTAATATTTTATCACTTGGTTTTAACTGTGGAACGGGTCCTAAGCAAGTTCATAAACATGTAAAATCATTAAGCGAAGTTTCAAAGTTTCCAATTTCTGTTCATGCAAATGCGGGACTTCCTCAAAATAAAGGTGGAGTTTCTTATTATCCAATGGGACCAGAAGAGTTTACAAAACTACAAAAAGAGTTTTTAGAAATTAATGGGGTTGCATTTTTAGGTGGATGTTGTGGAACAACTCCTGAACATATAAAAGTACTTTCTCAAACAGTTAAAGATATAAAACCTTTAAAACCTTGTGGATTCTTAAAAGCATCGTTAGCCTCACTATTTAGTACAGTAACTTTAAAGCAAGAACCTGCACCACTTCTTATAGGTGAACGTTCAAACGCTACAGGTTCAAAAGCCTTTAGAGAATTACTAAAAGCAAATGATTATGAGGGAACTTTAACTGTTGGACAACAACAAGTAAGAGCAGGGGCACATATTATTGATGTATCTGTTGGGTTTGCAGGTCGAGATGAAAGAGAAGATATGGATAAGGTTGTTGAGCTTTATTCTCAAAAGATATCACTTCCTTTAATGCCAGATTCTACACAAATTTATGCACTTGAAGCAGCACTTAAACAAATTGGTGGAAGACCAATTATTAACTCTGTTAACTTAGAGGATGGAGAAGAGAAATTTGATGCTGTTTGTAAGTTAGCTAAAAAATTTGGAGCTGCTTTAGTATGTCTTACAATTGATGAAGTTGGAATGGCAAAAACTAAAGAAGATAAAATTAGAATTGCTGAGCGTATTTATGACTTATGTGTAAATAGACACGGTTTTGATCCTCATGATTTAGTATTTGATATGCTTACATTTACTATAGGTTCTGGTGATGATGAATATAGAACAGCAGGTATTGAAACACTTGAAGCTATTAGAGAATTCCAAATACTTCATCCTGAAGTAGGTACTACTCTTGGACTTTCAAATATCTCTTTTGGTTTAGACATAAAAGCTAGAGCTTATTTAAATTCTATTTATTTAGATTATTGTGTGCAAGCTGGTTTAACATCTGCTATTGTAAATGTAAAGCATATTTTACCTCTTAATAAAATCTCTGAAGCAGATAAAAAAGCTTGTGATGATTTAATCTTTAATAATCAAGAAAGTGGTGATCCTTTATTTACTTTTATTGAGCACTTTTCAAACGTTGATGATTTAGAAGAACAAAGTGATGAAGAATACCAAAATCTTGAACCTATTGAGAAAGTTAAGAAGTTATTACTTGATGGTGATAAAGATAGATTACTTCCTTTAGTTGAAGAATTAAGACATGATGTAAAACCAGAAATAATAGTAAATGAATGGCTAATTGATGGTATGAAAATCATTGGTGAATTATTTGGTTCTGGACAAATGCAATTACCATTTGTATTGCAAAGTGCAGAAACTATGAAAGCTACAGTTGATGCTTTAAATCCATATTTACCAAAAGAAGAAAAAGCTAGTGAAACTGTAATTGTAGTAGGAACTGTAAAAGGTGATGTTCATGATGTTGGTAAGAATTTAGTTGATATTATTCTTTCAAACAATGGATTTAAAGTTATAAACATTGGGATAAAAGCTGATTTAAACTCTTTCTTAATAGCTGCAAAAGAGCATAAAGCACAAGCTATTGGAATGAGTGGATTACTTGTAAAATCAACTGCTGTTATGAAAGAAAACTTAGAAGAGTTACAAAAAATGGGTATTGATATTCCAGTACTTATTGGTGGAGCAGCACTTACAAAAGGTTTTGTAAATGATTTTTGTAGACCTATTTATGATGGACCAATTTTCTATTGTAGAGATGCCTTTGATGGTGTAATTTCTATGCAAAGAATTGAAGAAGGTGACTTAGAAAATACTGCTTTAGCAGCTGATTTAATTGAAGTAGCAGATACAAGTGATAAAGTTGAAAAGGAAGAGGTTGTAATTCCTCCTTATGAAGAGATATCATTACCTCCTAAAGCACCTTTTGTTTTTCCTCCTTTATGGGATAGAATTGGAAAAAGTGGAAGTGCAATAGATAAAGAGTTAGTATTTAAATGGATAAACCATAGAGTTTTATTTAGACAAAGATGGGGATATAAAAGAGGGAAACAAGATAGAGATGCTTTCTTAAAATATGAAGAAGAAACAGTAGAGCCATTATATAGAAAACTAAAAGATGATTTACTTGATAAAGATATCTTTGATCCTATTGCTATATATGCTTATTATCCTTGTATTTCTCATGATAATAAACTTTATATTTTTTCTAAAGAACATTTATTTAACTCTGAAGAAGAAGCTAAAAATGTGCCACCTTTAGAAGAAGCTATAAAAGTTTTAGAGTTCCCTAGACAAAAGAGAAAACCATTTAGATGTATTCCTGATTTCTTTGCAAATGATAGATTAGATGTAGTTGCATTTACACTTGCAAGTGCAGGACTTAAAATATCTGATTATGAAAGAGGGCTTTATGATGAAGGTAAATTTACTGAATATTATCAAGTTCATGGACTTGGAGTTGAGCTAGCTGAAGCTTTAGCTGAGGTACTTCATAAACAAGTTAGACTTGATCTAGATATAGTTGCTAAAGAGGGACATACTTTAAATGATGTTCAAATGAAACAATATACAGGTTGTAGATATTCTCCAGGATATGCAGCTTGTCCAGACTTGGCAATGAATAAAGATTTCTTTGATTTACTTAATCCTGAAGAGTATGGAATTGAATTATCTGAAACATTCCAAATGCATCCAGAGCAAACAACTTGTGCAATAGTTGTGCCTCATAAAGATGCAAACTATTATAATATTTAA
- a CDS encoding DMT family transporter: MSNNAKGLALTSLGVLIMSLESLFVKLTNIDALTFCFYLGIFIFISMTSFLIIKQKDIINKITSTSFPMLIICATLMGSSNVFFISGLKNTSVANVVLIFGTAALFSSLFAFLIYKERITKNIILASIFMIIGLVVIFVDELSLGGMKGNLFALLSVCTFSLAFVFLVRYKNISRVVLTACLGISMSIISLIFSDTLNIDLRTLGIIAIMGLFITPVARVLMGNGTKYINASEVTLLMIIETVMAPVWVWLFLNEIPSSNTFIGGFIIVFTLIINSLYTLRKGNIK, translated from the coding sequence TTGAGTAATAATGCAAAAGGTCTAGCACTTACATCGCTAGGCGTTTTGATTATGAGTTTAGAATCTCTTTTTGTAAAACTTACAAATATTGATGCACTTACTTTTTGTTTTTATCTTGGTATTTTTATATTTATTTCTATGACATCATTTTTGATTATAAAACAAAAAGATATAATCAATAAAATCACAAGTACTTCTTTTCCAATGTTAATAATATGTGCTACTTTAATGGGAAGTTCTAATGTTTTCTTTATTTCAGGACTTAAAAATACAAGTGTTGCAAATGTTGTTTTAATTTTTGGAACAGCAGCACTATTTTCAAGTTTATTTGCTTTTTTGATTTATAAAGAAAGAATCACAAAGAATATAATACTAGCTTCTATTTTTATGATAATTGGTCTTGTTGTAATTTTTGTTGATGAATTAAGCTTGGGAGGGATGAAAGGAAATCTTTTTGCTCTTTTATCAGTTTGTACTTTCTCTTTAGCTTTTGTATTTTTAGTAAGATATAAAAATATTAGTCGTGTAGTATTAACAGCATGTCTTGGAATTAGCATGAGTATTATTTCATTAATTTTTAGCGATACCTTAAATATTGATTTAAGAACATTAGGAATTATTGCAATTATGGGATTGTTTATAACACCAGTTGCAAGAGTTTTAATGGGTAATGGTACAAAATATATAAATGCTAGTGAAGTTACACTTTTAATGATTATTGAAACAGTTATGGCACCTGTTTGGGTTTGGTTGTTTTTAAATGAAATACCAAGTTCAAATACTTTTATTGGTGGTTTTATAATAGTATTTACATTAATTATAAATTCATTGTATACTTTAAGAAAAGGAAATATAAAATGA
- a CDS encoding rhodanese-like domain-containing protein yields the protein MTQIHFYEAKLAFEIDSWDLNDAISKNSNIVVIDARAVDAYNLEHIPNAINIPHKTMNEESTKHLDKNKNYVTYCDGIGCNASTKGALNMSKLGFKTKELLGGLDWWIRDGYKTSGKNAKAATNISCGCN from the coding sequence ATGACACAAATCCACTTTTATGAAGCAAAACTTGCTTTTGAAATTGATTCTTGGGATCTTAATGATGCCATAAGTAAAAATAGTAATATAGTTGTAATAGATGCAAGAGCTGTTGACGCTTATAATTTAGAGCATATTCCAAATGCTATAAATATTCCACATAAAACAATGAATGAAGAAAGTACAAAGCATTTAGATAAAAACAAAAACTATGTTACATATTGTGATGGAATTGGATGTAATGCTTCAACAAAAGGAGCTTTAAACATGTCTAAGTTAGGCTTTAAAACAAAAGAATTATTAGGTGGTCTTGACTGGTGGATTAGAGATGGTTATAAAACTTCTGGTAAAAATGCAAAAGCTGCTACAAATATTTCTTGTGGATGTAACTAG